A genomic stretch from Aedes albopictus strain Foshan chromosome 2, AalbF5, whole genome shotgun sequence includes:
- the LOC115255236 gene encoding uncharacterized protein LOC115255236 — protein sequence MEPLQIFFALLLATTLLIQSTRAAPSADPGCCCGTCFSCSCCCCGGCRGGQQVGDTLEGLESETEEAQVRSPFLPALVAGAVEAAELIGPALAMAGRFALNAIKNVPPQMWDNIGTATGIAADAATVVFDKQEEE from the coding sequence ATGGAACCGCTTCAAATATTCTTCGCATTATTGCTGGCAACAACGCTGTTGATACAGTCAACGAGAGCTGCTCCATCGGCGGATCCGGGTTGTTGTTGCGGAACCTGTTTCAgctgcagctgctgctgctgtggaGGGTGCCGTGGAGGTCAACAGGTCGGCGATACTCTCGAGGGACTTGAGTCCGAAACCGAAGAGGCCCAGGTTCGTTCTCCGTTCCTGCCGGCACTGGTGGCCGGAGCCGTGGAGGCAGCCGAACTGATTGGCCCAGCTTTGGCTATGGCCGGTCGTTTTGCGTTGAATGCCATCAAGAATGTTCCCCCGCAAATGTGGGATAACATAGGAACGGCGACGGGAATAGCGGCCGATGCTGCAACTGTAGtgttcgataaacaggaggaGGAATAA